Proteins encoded by one window of Nicotiana tabacum cultivar K326 chromosome 10, ASM71507v2, whole genome shotgun sequence:
- the LOC107805266 gene encoding putative receptor protein kinase ZmPK1 has product MKSLKPCSLFPFLILSFLIFSFPLTTSRILFRGNSFSVEDDSNFITSPQNTFTCGFFPIGNTNAYYFGIWFTNSRDKTVVWNAKQERPVNKQGSKLTLRKNGALVLTDVDDTIVWETNTTSFDIEKAELLETGNLVLKNPQGYILWQSFDLPTDTLLPHQFFTKNHRLVPPLRKGSVLPGYFSLYFDSDNVLRMIYDGPQVSSIYWPNPDRDVYWNGRTSQNSSRFAYFDNMGSFFSSDRLQFNVSDMGFGILRRMSIDIDGNLRIYSLDNSTGLWKISWQAIAQPCIVHGICGRYSICTYAPEPKCTCPPGYQMFNDSDWSRGCRPRFSQRSLSPEHVKFVEIPNVDYWGFDLNFTSSMSLESCRTLCLDDPRCRAFVYR; this is encoded by the coding sequence ATGAAAAGTTTGAAACCTTGctccctttttccttttttaattctcTCATTTCTTATATTCTCCTTCCCTTTGACAACATCAAGAATTCTGTTTAGAGGAAATTCATTTTCAGTTGAAGATGATTCAAATTTCATTACTTCCCCACAAAACACATTCACTTGTGGTTTTTTTCCCATTGGCAATACCAATGCTTATTACTTTGGTATTTGGTTCACAAATTCAAGGGACAAAACTGTTGTTTGGAATGCCAAACAAGAGAGGCCTgtaaataaacaaggctcaaagtTAACACTAAGAAAAAATGGAGCTTTGGTATTAACAGATGTTGATGACACAATTGTTTGGGAAACAAACACAACATCATTTGATATTGAAAAAGCAGAACTTCTTGAAACAGGTAATTTAGTCTTGAAAAATCCACAAGGTTATATTCTATGGCAAAGTTTTGATTTACCTACTGATACTTTATTACCTCACCAATTTTTTACCAAGAATCATAGGTTAGTACCTCCTTTAAGAAAAGGTAGTGTGTTACCTGGCTATTTTAGTTTGTATTTTGATAGTGATAATGTTTTGAGAATGATATATGATGGTCCTCAAGTTTCAAGTATATATTGGCCTAATCCTGATAGGGATGTGTATTGGAATGGTAGAACTAGTCAAAATAGTAGTAGATTTGCCTATTTTGATAACATGGGTAGTTTTTTCTCAAGTGATAGGCTACAATTTAATGTTTCTGATATGGGGTTTGGGATATTAAGAAGGATGAGTATAGATATTGATGGGAATTTGAGAATCTATAGCTTGGATAATTCGACGGGGTTGTGGAAGATTTCTTGGCAAGCTATTGCACAGCCTTGTATTGTACATGGAATATGTGGGAGATATTCAATTTGTACTTATGCACCAGAACCTAAATGTACATGTCCTCCTGGATATCAGATGTTTAATGATAGTGATTGGAGTAGAGGGTGCAGACCAAGATTCAGTCAAAGAAGTTTGAGTCCTGAACATGTGAAGTTTGTGGAGATTCCTAATGTTGATTACTGGGGTTTTGATCTTAACTTCACTAGTTCTATGTCACTGGAATCTTGTAGGACATTGTGCTTGGATGATCCGCGTTGTCGTGCATTTGTCTATAGGTGA
- the LOC142164619 gene encoding putative receptor protein kinase ZmPK1: MLFNGYRSPGFPGTAFFKVPKNLSGSESGLLNLESTDAKCGSSPENVLFGTPSMYELDFKKVKWIYLYLFSFTLGGIEILFVVLGWWALFSKHGIPASIEEGYKMVSSTQFRRFTYTELKKATKNFKVELGRGGSGAVYKGVLADGRLVAVKRLANEFQEEFWAEMTTIGRINHMHLVRMWGFCSEGRHQLLVYEYVENSSLDRHLFKSDILGWKQRFVVALGTAKGLAYLHHECLEWVIHCDVKPENILLDGKLEPKIADFGLAKLSQRGGPGSDFTKIRGTKGYMAPEWALNQPITAKVDVYAFGIVILEMVKGSRLSSWVVDDGECDHEQDSQLRKFVRMVKREIQSGEDSWVDKVVDPRLEGNFNKKQAVTLIEIGLSCVEQDRNKRPKMASVVQTLLECEDETTILT, translated from the coding sequence ATGCTTTTCAACGGCTATAGGTCTCCTGGTTTTCCTGGTACTGCATTCTTTAAAGTACCTAAGAATCTAAGTGGATCGGAATCAGGTCTTTTGAATCTTGAAAGTACTGATGCAAAATGTGGATCGAGTCCAGAAAATGTTCTTTTTGGTACACCTTCTATGTATGAATTGGATTTTAAGAAGGTGAAGTGGATTTATCTTTACTTGTTTTCTTTCACCCTTGGCGGAATAGAGATTCTATTCGTCGTGTTAGGTTGGTGGGCGTTGTTTAGCAAACACGGGATTCCTGCTTCCATTGAGGAAGGATATAAAATGGTCTCATCGACTCAGTTCAGGAGGTTCACTTATACTGAACTTAAGAAAGCAACAAAAAACTTCAAGGTTGAGCTGGGAAGAGGAGGTTCAGGGGCTGTTTACAAAGGAGTTTTAGCAGATGGAAGATTGGTTGCCGTCAAGAGACTTGCAAATGAGTTTCAAGAAGAATTTTGGGCGGAGATGACAACCATAGGAAGAATCAACCACATGCATTTGGTCAGGATGTGGGGATTTTGTTCTGAAGGGAGACATCAGCTTTTGGTGTATGAATACGTCGAGAACTCATCACTTGACAGGCATCTTTTCAAGTCGGATATTCTTGGGTGGAAACAAAGGTTTGTGGTGGCATTAGGGACAGCAAAAGGTCTAGCATACCTTCATCATGAATGCCTCGAATGGGTGATCCATTGTGATGTGAAGCCTGAAAATATACTTCTTGATGGTAAACTCGAGCCCAAGATTGCAGATTTTGGACTAGCAAAGCTCTCCCAAAGAGGCGGCCCTGGTTCAGACTTCACAAAGATTCGCGGAACTAAAGGCTACATGGCTCCAGAATGGGCTTTGAATCAACCTATCACAGCAAAAGTTGACGTTTACGCCTTTGggattgtaatacttgagatggTTAAGGGAAGTAGGCTGTCAAGTTGGGTGGTGGATGATGGTGAATGTGATCACGAGCAAGATTCGCAGCTTAGAAAATTTGTGAGGATGGTGAAGAGGGAGATTCAAAGTGGAGAAGACTCTTGGGTGGATAAAGTAGTGGATCCACGATTAGAGGGGAATTTTAACAAGAAGCAAGCTGTGACACTGATTGAAATAGGCCTTTCTTGTGTGgaacaagatagaaataaaaggcCTAAAATGGCTTCAGTAGTCCAAACACTACTGGAATGTGAAGATGAAACTACAATTCTAACATAG